One window of the Mycobacterium xenopi genome contains the following:
- a CDS encoding fasciclin domain-containing protein: MKIATKTLAATGFAAATMVGLAVGMSPTASAADLVGPGCADYAALHPSGPASVEGMSQDPVATAASNNPELTTLTAAVSGQLNPQVNLVDTLNNGQYTVFAPTDDAFNKLPSSTIDQLKTNADLLKSILTYHVVQGQLSPAKIPGTHKTLQGGNVTVTGQGNNLRINNAGLVCGGVPTANATVYMIDTVLMPPGM, encoded by the coding sequence ATGAAAATCGCAACCAAGACGCTGGCGGCGACCGGTTTTGCCGCGGCCACGATGGTGGGTCTCGCGGTGGGCATGTCGCCGACCGCGTCGGCAGCCGATCTGGTCGGCCCGGGATGCGCGGACTACGCGGCGCTGCATCCCAGCGGTCCCGCGTCGGTGGAAGGCATGTCGCAGGACCCGGTCGCGACCGCGGCGTCGAACAACCCCGAGCTGACCACACTGACCGCGGCGGTCTCCGGCCAGCTCAACCCGCAGGTCAACCTGGTCGACACCCTCAACAACGGTCAGTACACCGTTTTCGCGCCGACCGATGATGCGTTCAACAAGCTCCCCTCGTCGACCATCGACCAACTGAAGACCAACGCGGACTTGCTGAAAAGCATCCTGACCTACCACGTGGTGCAGGGCCAGCTGAGCCCCGCCAAGATCCCCGGCACGCACAAGACGCTGCAGGGCGGCAACGTGACGGTGACCGGTCAGGGCAACAACCTGCGGATCAACAACGCCGGGCTGGTGTGCGGCGGAGTGCCCACCGCCAACGCGACGGTGTACATGATCGACACCGTGCTGATGCCACCCGGTATGTAG
- the ramB gene encoding acetate metabolism transcriptional regulator RamB yields MTKTFVGSRVRQLRKERGFSQAALAQMLDISPSYLNQIEHDVRPLTVAVLLRITEVFGVDATFFASQDDTRLVAELREVMLDRDLNVDVDMTEVAEMVAAHPKLARAMVNLHRRYRITAAQLAAATEERYFDGSGSGLLTMPHEEVRDYFYQRQNYLHELDTAAEDLTIRMRMHRGDLGRELARRLTDVHGVHINKRIDLGDTVLHRYDPKTKTLEISSHLSPGQQVFKMAAELAYLEFGELIDAMVEEGKFTSEESRKLARLGLANYFAAATVLPYRQFHDVAENFRYDIERLSAFYGVSYETICHRLSTLQRPSMRGVPFSFVRVDRAGNMSKRQSATGFHFSSSGGTCPLWNVYETFANPGKILVQIAQMPDGRNYMWVARTVERRASRYGQPGKTFAIGLGCELRHAHRLVYSEGLDLSGDNATPIGAGCRVCERDNCPQRAFPALGRALDLDEHRSTVSPYLVKPA; encoded by the coding sequence GTGACCAAGACGTTTGTCGGCTCACGGGTTCGTCAGCTGCGCAAGGAGCGCGGCTTCAGCCAGGCCGCGTTGGCCCAGATGCTCGACATTTCCCCGAGCTACCTCAATCAGATCGAACATGACGTGCGGCCGCTGACTGTGGCGGTGCTGCTGCGGATCACCGAGGTGTTCGGGGTGGACGCGACGTTCTTCGCCTCTCAGGACGACACCCGACTGGTGGCCGAATTGCGTGAGGTGATGTTGGACCGCGACTTAAATGTCGACGTCGACATGACCGAGGTCGCCGAAATGGTTGCCGCCCACCCGAAGCTGGCCCGTGCCATGGTCAACCTGCACCGGCGCTACCGGATCACCGCCGCGCAACTGGCGGCCGCCACCGAGGAGCGATATTTCGACGGCAGCGGCAGCGGGCTGCTCACCATGCCGCACGAAGAGGTTCGCGACTACTTCTACCAGCGCCAGAACTACCTGCACGAGCTCGACACCGCCGCCGAGGACCTCACCATCCGGATGCGCATGCACCGCGGCGATCTGGGCCGAGAGTTGGCTCGCCGACTCACCGACGTGCACGGTGTGCACATCAACAAGCGCATCGACCTCGGCGACACCGTGTTGCACCGCTACGACCCGAAGACCAAAACCCTGGAAATCAGCAGCCACCTGTCGCCGGGCCAGCAGGTGTTCAAGATGGCCGCCGAATTGGCCTACCTGGAATTCGGTGAGCTGATCGATGCCATGGTCGAAGAGGGCAAGTTCACCTCCGAGGAGTCCCGCAAGCTGGCCAGGCTTGGGCTGGCCAACTACTTCGCGGCCGCGACAGTGTTGCCGTATCGGCAGTTTCACGATGTCGCCGAGAACTTCCGCTACGACATCGAACGGCTCTCGGCGTTCTACGGTGTCAGCTACGAGACCATCTGCCACCGGCTTTCGACCCTGCAGCGGCCGTCGATGCGTGGAGTGCCGTTCTCGTTCGTCCGCGTCGACCGCGCAGGCAACATGTCAAAACGACAGTCCGCCACAGGGTTTCACTTCTCGTCCAGCGGCGGCACCTGCCCGTTGTGGAACGTCTACGAGACGTTCGCCAACCCCGGCAAGATCCTGGTACAGATCGCGCAGATGCCCGACGGGCGCAACTACATGTGGGTGGCCCGCACCGTCGAGCGGCGGGCGTCACGGTATGGTCAGCCCGGTAAGACGTTCGCGATCGGGCTGGGCTGCGAGCTTCGCCACGCCCACCGGCTCGTCTACTCGGAAGGACTGGACTTGTCGGGAGATAACGCCACACCGATCGGCGCGGGCTGCCGGGTGTGCGAACGCGACAACTGCCCGCAGCGGGCGTTTCCGGCGCTGGGCCGCGCGCTCGATCTCGACGAGCACCGCAGCACGGTATCCCCCTATCTGGTGAAGCCGGCGTGA
- a CDS encoding cyclopropane mycolic acid synthase family methyltransferase, with amino-acid sequence MGSKPLATTELKPNVEHIQSHYDRSNDFFRLWLDPTMTYSCAYFEREDMTLEEAQMAKVDLALGKLGLRPGMTLLDIGCGWGSTMRRAIEKYDVNVIGLTLSENQVAHNQQKFAEMDSPRRKEVRLQGWEQFDEPVDRIVSLGAFEHFADGIGRFDRYTDFFKMCYNVLPDDGVMLLHTIVVPSEEEAKQRNLQVTMSLMRFINFILTEIFPGGRLPMISIVDEYATAAGFTITRHHRIGSNYVRTLDTWAQQLEAHKDQAIALQGEEVYQRYMKYLTGCRELFRDGYTDVCQFTMEKKAA; translated from the coding sequence ATGGGCAGTAAACCGCTAGCAACCACGGAACTGAAGCCGAATGTCGAGCACATCCAGTCGCACTACGACCGGTCCAACGACTTCTTCCGGCTGTGGCTCGACCCGACGATGACGTACAGCTGCGCCTACTTCGAGCGCGAGGATATGACGCTGGAAGAGGCCCAGATGGCCAAGGTCGACCTGGCGTTGGGCAAGCTGGGGCTGCGGCCGGGCATGACACTGCTGGATATCGGTTGTGGCTGGGGATCGACGATGCGGCGCGCGATCGAGAAATACGACGTCAACGTGATCGGGCTGACGCTCTCGGAAAACCAGGTGGCCCACAACCAGCAAAAATTCGCCGAGATGGACAGCCCGCGCCGCAAAGAAGTGCGGCTACAGGGCTGGGAACAGTTCGACGAGCCGGTGGATCGCATCGTGTCGCTGGGTGCCTTCGAGCACTTCGCCGACGGCATCGGCCGCTTCGACCGCTACACCGACTTCTTCAAGATGTGCTACAACGTGCTGCCCGACGACGGCGTGATGCTCTTGCACACGATCGTGGTGCCCAGCGAAGAAGAGGCCAAGCAGCGCAACCTGCAGGTGACCATGTCGCTGATGCGCTTCATCAACTTCATCTTGACCGAGATCTTCCCCGGGGGCCGGCTGCCGATGATCTCGATCGTCGACGAATACGCCACCGCCGCCGGTTTCACGATCACCCGCCACCACCGCATCGGCTCGAACTATGTGCGGACCCTCGACACCTGGGCACAGCAACTCGAAGCGCACAAGGACCAAGCCATTGCGCTGCAAGGTGAAGAGGTCTACCAGCGTTACATGAAATACCTGACCGGCTGCCGGGAGTTGTTCCGCGACGGCTACACCGACGTCTGCCAATTCACCATGGAGAAGAAAGCCGCCTAA
- a CDS encoding 3-hydroxybutyryl-CoA dehydrogenase produces the protein MGAGIAEVSARAGVDVTVFETTDALIAAGRNRIVKSLERGVSAGKITERERDGAIDNLTFTTDLKDFADRQLVVEAVIEDEAVKAEIFAELDRILTDPAAVLASNTSSIPIMKLAAATKNPQRVLGLHFFNPVPVLPLVELVCTLVTDEQAAARTEEFASAVLGKQVVRCSDRSGFVVNALLVPFLLSAIRMVENKFATVEDVDKAVVAGLSHPMGPLRLADLVGLDTLKLIADKMFEEFKEQQYASPPLLVRMVEAGLLGKKSGQGFYAY, from the coding sequence ATGGGTGCCGGCATCGCCGAGGTGTCAGCACGAGCGGGTGTCGACGTCACGGTATTCGAGACCACGGACGCGCTGATCGCGGCGGGCCGCAACCGCATCGTGAAATCGCTGGAACGCGGTGTCAGCGCGGGCAAGATCACCGAACGCGAACGCGACGGCGCGATCGACAACCTCACGTTCACCACCGATCTCAAAGACTTCGCCGACCGGCAACTGGTGGTCGAGGCCGTCATCGAAGACGAGGCCGTCAAGGCAGAGATCTTCGCCGAACTCGACCGGATCCTCACCGATCCGGCCGCGGTGCTGGCTTCCAACACCTCCAGCATCCCGATCATGAAACTGGCCGCGGCCACCAAGAACCCGCAGCGGGTGTTGGGCCTGCATTTCTTCAACCCGGTCCCGGTTTTGCCGCTGGTCGAGTTGGTGTGCACGCTCGTCACCGACGAACAAGCCGCCGCCCGCACCGAGGAATTCGCCAGCGCGGTGCTGGGCAAACAGGTGGTGCGCTGCTCCGACCGCTCCGGTTTCGTGGTGAACGCGCTGTTGGTGCCGTTTTTGTTGTCGGCGATCCGGATGGTCGAGAATAAGTTCGCCACCGTCGAAGACGTCGACAAGGCGGTGGTCGCCGGGCTCTCGCACCCGATGGGCCCGCTGCGGCTCGCGGACCTGGTAGGTCTGGACACCCTGAAGCTGATCGCGGACAAGATGTTTGAGGAGTTCAAGGAACAGCAGTACGCCTCGCCGCCGCTGTTGGTGCGCATGGTCGAAGCCGGTCTGCTCGGCAAGAAGTCCGGTCAGGGCTTCTACGCGTACTAA
- a CDS encoding SAM-dependent methyltransferase, with amino-acid sequence MIADRLAELFCEVVGFTLPVRIRAWDGSEAGPSSAPVLVIRSRRALRRLLWAPGELGLARAYVSGDIDVDGDLADGLRLAWAGARQSNNRHRTGRISWRDKTRAVLVAASLGALGAPPAPPAAEARLTGRRHSRRRDRAAIAHHYDLSNEFYRLLLDEQMTYSSAYFTHDGQSLDEAQTAKLDLICRKLDLRPGMRLLDVGCGWGSLICYAATHYGVHATGITLSQQQRDFIAGRLAERRVDNVDVRLLDYRDFDALPGTSESFDAVSSIEMGEHVGEKRYLDYARMLFRALTPTGRLLLQQMSRRSDAAPGGGPFIERYIAPDMHMRPLAHTLSYLEKAGFEVRDVEAMREHYARTARHWIETFDKHYDQFVALQGDQAARVWRLYLVGGALAFEQGRMGVDQILAVKPTADGQAAMPWTRPWATPAS; translated from the coding sequence GTGATCGCCGACCGTTTAGCAGAATTGTTCTGCGAGGTCGTCGGATTTACGCTTCCGGTGCGAATCCGGGCGTGGGACGGCAGCGAGGCCGGGCCGTCCAGCGCGCCCGTGCTGGTCATCCGCTCACGGCGTGCGCTACGCCGATTGCTCTGGGCACCAGGGGAATTGGGCCTCGCACGGGCGTACGTGTCTGGCGACATCGACGTCGACGGCGACCTTGCCGACGGCTTGCGACTGGCCTGGGCCGGTGCCCGGCAGTCGAACAACCGGCACCGAACTGGGCGAATCTCGTGGCGGGACAAGACAAGAGCAGTGCTCGTCGCGGCAAGCTTAGGAGCGCTCGGAGCGCCGCCCGCCCCGCCCGCCGCTGAGGCGCGGCTGACCGGTCGGCGACACTCCCGCAGGCGGGACCGGGCGGCGATCGCGCACCACTACGACCTGTCCAACGAGTTCTATCGGCTGCTGCTCGACGAGCAGATGACCTACTCGTCGGCGTATTTCACCCACGACGGACAGTCGCTCGACGAGGCGCAGACCGCGAAACTGGATCTGATCTGCCGCAAGCTGGACCTCCGCCCAGGCATGCGGCTGCTGGACGTCGGCTGCGGCTGGGGGTCGCTAATCTGTTATGCGGCAACGCATTACGGCGTGCACGCCACCGGGATTACGCTGTCGCAGCAACAACGGGACTTCATCGCCGGTCGGCTGGCCGAACGCCGGGTGGACAACGTCGACGTGAGACTGCTGGACTACCGCGATTTCGACGCGCTGCCTGGTACCAGCGAGTCTTTCGATGCGGTCAGCTCGATCGAGATGGGCGAGCACGTCGGCGAAAAGCGCTACCTCGACTATGCGCGCATGCTGTTTCGGGCACTCACGCCGACGGGGCGGCTCCTGCTGCAGCAGATGTCGCGGCGAAGCGATGCCGCGCCGGGCGGTGGGCCGTTCATCGAGCGCTACATCGCGCCCGACATGCACATGCGCCCACTGGCGCACACGCTGAGTTATCTAGAGAAGGCGGGCTTCGAGGTGCGCGACGTCGAGGCCATGCGCGAACACTACGCACGCACCGCACGGCACTGGATCGAGACATTCGACAAGCACTACGACCAGTTCGTCGCCCTGCAGGGCGACCAGGCGGCCCGGGTGTGGCGGCTGTATCTGGTGGGCGGCGCGCTGGCGTTCGAGCAGGGCCGCATGGGCGTCGACCAGATTCTGGCGGTCAAGCCCACCGCCGACGGTCAGGCCGCGATGCCGTGGACCCGCCCTTGGGCGACGCCGGCGTCATAG
- a CDS encoding carboxymuconolactone decarboxylase family protein, with the protein MTAHVGRIPSGGVRELGLINWVLAKFGARTVSAPEMHLFTTLGQHKRLFWLWLPYSGALLRGRLPRADTELVILRVAHLRSCEYELQHHRRMARRRGLDEQTQEAIFNWPAASNRLTPRQQGLLKATDEFVLDRSISDDTWQELSGHLDRRQLIEFCMLAGQYDGLAATMSALDLPLDHPDHR; encoded by the coding sequence GTGACGGCGCACGTGGGCCGCATCCCGTCGGGGGGTGTGCGCGAGCTCGGGCTGATCAATTGGGTGCTGGCCAAATTCGGCGCGCGGACCGTCAGCGCCCCGGAAATGCATCTGTTCACCACGCTCGGTCAGCACAAGCGGCTGTTCTGGCTGTGGCTGCCGTATTCGGGCGCACTGTTGCGCGGGCGGTTACCGCGCGCCGACACCGAGCTGGTGATCCTGCGCGTCGCGCATCTGCGCTCGTGCGAATACGAGCTACAGCATCACCGCCGGATGGCACGCCGCCGCGGGCTCGATGAGCAGACGCAGGAGGCGATCTTCAACTGGCCCGCGGCGTCCAACCGGCTCACTCCCCGCCAGCAGGGGCTGCTGAAGGCCACCGACGAGTTCGTCCTCGACCGCTCGATCAGCGACGACACCTGGCAGGAGCTTTCCGGCCATCTCGATCGCCGCCAACTGATCGAATTCTGCATGCTCGCGGGCCAATACGACGGGCTGGCAGCGACGATGTCCGCGCTCGACCTACCGCTGGACCACCCGGATCACAGGTAG
- the lpdA gene encoding dihydrolipoyl dehydrogenase: MSSHYDVVVLGAGPGGYVAAIRAAQLGLNTAVVEPKYWGGVCLNVGCIPSKSLLRNAELAHIVTKEAKTFGISGEVSLDYGIAYDRSRKVAEGRVAGVHFLMKKNKITEIHGYGSFVDANTVSVELNDGGTQSVTFDHAIIATGSSTRLVPGTSLSRNVVTYEELIMTRELPTSIVIAGAGAIGMEFGYVLSNYGVDVTIVEFLPRALPNEDADVSKEIEKQFKKLGVKILTGTKVEGINDDGTQVSVTVSRDGQPQELTAEKVLQAIGFAPNVEGYGLEKAGVALTDGNAIGINDNMRTSVGHIYAIGDVTGKAMLAHVAEAQGVIAAETIAGAETLTLGDYRMLPRATFCQPQVASFGLTEQQARDEGYDVKVAKFPFTANGKAHGLGDPSGFVKLVADARYGELLGGHLVGHDVSELLPELTLAQKWDLSANELARNVHTHPTMSEALQECFHGLVGHMINF; the protein is encoded by the coding sequence GTGAGTTCTCACTACGATGTCGTCGTTCTCGGAGCGGGTCCCGGCGGCTACGTCGCAGCCATTCGGGCCGCGCAACTGGGGCTGAACACCGCAGTCGTCGAACCCAAGTACTGGGGCGGGGTATGCCTCAACGTCGGCTGCATCCCGTCCAAGTCGCTACTGCGCAACGCCGAACTGGCCCACATCGTCACCAAGGAAGCCAAAACGTTCGGCATCAGCGGCGAGGTGAGCCTCGACTACGGCATCGCCTACGACCGCAGCCGCAAGGTGGCCGAGGGTCGCGTTGCCGGTGTCCACTTCTTGATGAAGAAGAACAAGATCACCGAGATCCACGGCTACGGCAGCTTTGTCGACGCCAACACCGTTTCGGTCGAGCTCAACGACGGCGGCACACAGTCCGTGACCTTCGACCACGCGATCATCGCCACCGGCAGTAGCACGCGACTGGTGCCGGGCACATCGCTTTCGCGAAACGTCGTCACGTACGAAGAGCTGATCATGACTCGGGAGCTACCCACGTCGATCGTCATCGCCGGGGCCGGCGCGATCGGCATGGAGTTCGGCTACGTGCTGTCTAATTACGGTGTCGATGTGACGATCGTCGAGTTTCTGCCGAGGGCGCTGCCCAACGAAGACGCCGACGTGTCCAAAGAAATCGAGAAGCAGTTCAAGAAACTCGGGGTCAAGATCCTCACCGGGACCAAGGTCGAGGGCATCAATGACGATGGCACCCAGGTGAGCGTCACGGTCAGCAGGGACGGCCAACCTCAAGAGCTCACTGCCGAAAAAGTGTTGCAGGCCATCGGTTTTGCACCCAACGTCGAGGGCTACGGCCTGGAGAAGGCGGGTGTGGCGCTGACCGACGGCAATGCTATCGGTATCAACGACAACATGCGCACCAGCGTGGGCCACATCTACGCGATCGGCGACGTAACCGGTAAGGCAATGCTCGCGCACGTTGCCGAGGCACAGGGTGTAATTGCAGCCGAAACCATCGCCGGCGCAGAGACTTTGACGCTCGGCGACTATCGTATGCTGCCGCGCGCCACCTTCTGCCAGCCGCAGGTCGCCAGTTTCGGGCTCACCGAGCAGCAGGCCCGCGACGAGGGCTACGACGTCAAGGTTGCCAAGTTCCCGTTCACCGCCAACGGAAAAGCGCATGGGCTCGGCGATCCGAGCGGTTTCGTCAAACTCGTCGCCGACGCCCGCTACGGCGAATTGCTCGGGGGGCATCTGGTCGGCCACGACGTGTCCGAGCTGCTGCCCGAGCTCACGTTGGCGCAAAAGTGGGACCTGAGCGCGAATGAGTTGGCGCGCAACGTGCACACCCATCCGACGATGTCGGAGGCACTGCAGGAATGCTTCCACGGTCTGGTTGGCCACATGATCAACTTCTGA
- the aceA gene encoding isocitrate lyase, producing the protein MSTVGTPKSAEQIQHDWDTNPRWKDVTRTYTAADVVALQGSVVEEHTLARRGAEVLWEQLHDLEWVNALGALTGNQAVQQVRAGLKAIYLSGWQVAGDANLAAQTYPDQSLYPANSVPQIVRRINNALQRADQIAKIEGDKSVENWLAPIVADAEAGFGGALNVFELQKAMIAAGAAGTHWEDQLASEKKCGHLGGKVLIPTQQHIRTLTSARLAADVCDVPTVIIARTDAEAATLITSDIDERDRPFITGERTREGFYRTQNGIEPCIARAKAYAPFADLIWMETGTPDLELAKQFAEAVKAEFPDQMLAYNCSPSFNWKKHLDDSTIAKFQKELAAMGFKFQFITLAGFHALNYSMFDLAYGYARNQMSAYVELQEREFAAEERGYTATKHQREVGAGYFDRIATTVDPNSSTTALTGSTEEGQF; encoded by the coding sequence ATGTCGACCGTTGGCACGCCCAAAAGCGCGGAGCAGATTCAGCACGACTGGGACACCAATCCGCGCTGGAAGGACGTCACCCGGACCTACACCGCTGCCGATGTGGTGGCTTTGCAGGGCAGTGTGGTCGAGGAGCACACGCTGGCTCGCCGCGGCGCCGAGGTGCTGTGGGAGCAACTGCACGACCTCGAGTGGGTCAACGCGCTGGGCGCGCTGACCGGCAACCAGGCCGTGCAGCAGGTGCGCGCTGGCCTGAAGGCGATCTACCTGTCCGGATGGCAGGTTGCCGGTGATGCCAACCTGGCCGCGCAGACCTATCCCGACCAGAGCCTCTACCCAGCGAATTCGGTGCCGCAGATCGTGCGCCGCATCAACAACGCGCTGCAGCGCGCCGACCAGATCGCCAAGATCGAAGGCGACAAGTCGGTGGAGAACTGGCTGGCACCGATCGTCGCCGACGCCGAGGCCGGCTTCGGCGGTGCGCTCAACGTCTTCGAATTGCAGAAGGCGATGATCGCCGCTGGCGCGGCGGGCACCCACTGGGAAGACCAGTTGGCCTCGGAGAAGAAATGCGGGCACCTGGGCGGCAAGGTGCTGATCCCGACCCAGCAGCACATCCGCACGTTGACGTCGGCGCGGCTGGCCGCCGACGTGTGTGACGTCCCCACGGTGATCATCGCGCGCACCGACGCCGAGGCGGCCACGCTGATCACCTCCGACATCGACGAGCGCGACCGGCCGTTCATCACCGGTGAGCGCACCCGAGAGGGCTTCTACCGCACGCAAAACGGCATCGAGCCGTGCATCGCCCGGGCCAAGGCCTACGCGCCGTTCGCCGACCTGATCTGGATGGAGACCGGCACACCCGACCTGGAGCTCGCCAAGCAGTTCGCTGAGGCGGTCAAGGCCGAGTTCCCGGACCAGATGCTGGCCTACAACTGCTCGCCGTCGTTCAACTGGAAAAAGCACCTCGACGACTCGACCATCGCCAAGTTCCAAAAAGAGCTTGCCGCAATGGGATTCAAGTTCCAGTTCATCACGCTGGCTGGCTTCCACGCACTCAACTACTCGATGTTTGACCTGGCCTACGGCTATGCCCGCAATCAGATGAGCGCCTACGTGGAGCTGCAGGAACGCGAGTTCGCCGCCGAGGAGCGCGGGTACACCGCGACCAAACACCAACGTGAGGTCGGCGCCGGTTACTTCGACCGCATCGCCACCACGGTCGACCCGAACTCGTCGACGACGGCCCTGACCGGCTCGACCGAAGAGGGTCAGTTCTGA
- a CDS encoding fasciclin domain-containing protein codes for MTNISTKTLAAAGLAATAIVGFAACSSHKSESEQTTSMKPATSTAAPATSSAMADPAADLVGPGCSDYAALHPSGPASVAGMAQDPVATAASNNPMLSTLTSALSGQLNPNVNLVDTLNNGQYTVFAPTNDAFNKLPAGTIDQLKTDSQMLKSILTYHVVQGQLSPAKVDGTHKTLQGADVTVAGQGNDLKVNNAGLVCGGVHTANATVYMIDTVLMPPAQ; via the coding sequence ATGACGAACATTTCGACCAAGACACTCGCGGCGGCCGGCCTTGCGGCCACCGCCATCGTGGGCTTCGCGGCTTGCTCAAGCCACAAGTCCGAGTCGGAGCAGACGACAAGCATGAAGCCGGCCACCAGCACGGCTGCACCCGCGACGTCGTCGGCGATGGCGGACCCGGCGGCCGACCTGGTCGGTCCCGGGTGCTCGGACTATGCGGCGCTGCACCCCAGCGGTCCGGCCTCGGTGGCCGGCATGGCGCAGGACCCGGTTGCCACCGCCGCGTCGAACAACCCGATGCTTTCGACGCTGACGTCGGCGCTCTCAGGCCAGCTGAATCCGAACGTGAACCTGGTCGATACCCTCAACAACGGTCAATACACGGTGTTCGCCCCGACCAACGACGCCTTCAACAAGCTCCCGGCGGGCACGATCGACCAGCTCAAGACCGACTCGCAGATGCTGAAAAGCATCCTGACCTACCACGTGGTGCAGGGCCAGCTGAGCCCGGCAAAGGTCGACGGCACACACAAAACCCTCCAAGGCGCTGACGTGACGGTGGCCGGCCAGGGCAACGACCTCAAAGTCAACAACGCCGGACTGGTCTGCGGCGGGGTCCATACCGCCAACGCGACGGTGTACATGATCGACACGGTGCTGATGCCGCCCGCGCAGTAA